TCTGCAGGTCGGCCACCGCCGTGTAGGAAGATTGATGCGCCAGAACGCCATATCCGTTATCAGAACCCGTAAACATAAGGTCACAACGGATAGTAATCACAAGTTTAATATTGCGCCAAATCTGCTGGATCGTGATTTTACTACCGATAAGCCTAATCAAAAATGGGTGGTTGATATTAGCTATATATGGACACGTGAAGGATGGCTATACTTGGCTGCTGTACTTGATTTACATTCAAGGCGCATCATCGGTTGGTCGGTCAGTAATCGGATGAAGAAGGATCTGGCAATACGTGCGTTAGACATGGCGGTTGCTTTGCGTATCTTCGCAGCAATCTTAGAACCAAACCTTGCGACCCAATCTCGGATCGTTTCGTAAGAAACTTTAATGTCTCGTGATACAAGCAGATCCTCAAAATCGCGTAAACTCAAAGCAAAGCGTTGATAGGCCCAAACTGCGTAACCAATTACAGAACGTGGAAAACGAAAGCCTTTCAGGCCAGAACAATCAGACACATTAAACATGGACAATCTCTATTCACGACATTCGCAAAAAATAACCTCACAATGCCGCCAAGACTGCTCAGTGATAACGGCTCCTACTACATCTTGGGTGATCTGGCTGAGTGGATGGAAAAGCAGAAGACGAAACACGTTCGTGGCACTCCATTCCATCCACAAATCCAAGGCAAAATCGAACGCTGGCAGCAGACCATGAAGAACCGAGTTTTATTGGAAGACTATTATCTGCCAGGTGATCTTTAGAGGCAGACCGCCACCTTTGTCGCTTACTATAACAACGAACGATACAACGAAAGCTTAAACAACGTCACACCTGCCGATGTCTATTTTGGCCGTCACAAAGCAATTCTGAGTGGAAGGAAAAAAATTAAAAAACAGACACTCCAAAACCGCCGCTTGAAACATCAAAAACAAGCTGATTAATTAAATCAAAATCGGACCAGAGCCTCCAAGCTTCAAACAGCTCTTGTATCCCAAATTATCTGACAACGGACACCATGTTGTTTGGTCTACTATTCATGAATGGCGCATTCTTAGTGGTCCCATGGGTTGCCGGCAGTCGCGTTTTTCGTTGGGCTGGACTTTAGTTAAAGCCTCCAGAACTAAGTAGCTATTGTGCTTTTGTAATAAATATTGTACTAATAAAAGAATAGTTATTTGATAAAAGGCCTGAACTTCTAACTTGGATATACTTATAGTTCAATAATTGTTTTTTTAATACAATATTATTTGGGTTAGATGGCTGGTCGTTGGCGCTTAGTCCAGAAATGAATTCCTTGGCCGGTAGCCCTAATGCGTATTAAAAACGAAAGGATCAAAGTGTCTATTCGCATTGAGTGCGTCCTTGAATGCAACAACCATGTGGGCACAAGCCCTTTATGGGATGTGGAAGGGGGCAAGCTCCCTTGGCTGGACTGCACCGGACCGCGGTTTAGCAAACAGGCAATTTTGCGGATGGACCTGGCAACGGGTGTGGTTGAGAATTGGGATTTTCCCAACGACATTGGCGCAATGGCATCGCGAAAGATCGGCGGCGCCATAGCCGCAATCAGCGACGGGTTTTATTTTTTTGACTTCGAGCGCGAAGAGTTAGAGTTGATCCAAGAGGTTGACGTCGATATTAAAAGAACCCGGCTGAACGATGGCAAAGTAGATCGTCTTGGTCGTTTTTTTGCGGGTGGGATGGACGAACGCGAAGAGTTGAAAAATTGCGTGCTTTGGCGTCTGGATTCGGATTTGAGCGTCACAAAAGTTGAGGACGGGATAATTTGTGCGAATGGTCCGTGCTGGAGCCTGGATGACAAAACATTCTATTTGGCCGACACGTTCCAGAACGAATTCTGGGCCTATGAATACGACATCACGGATGGCACTTTCGCAAACAAACGGATCTTTGCCACCACCCATGATGATGACGGCGTCGCAGATGAATCGACCATCGATGAAGAAGGTTATCTGTGGAATGCGCAGCTGATCAGCAGAGATCTGGTGCGTTACGCGCCCGACGGCTGTGTCGCGCGGAGGATCGGTATGCCCGTCCGAAATATCACCAGCGTGATGTTCGCGGGTAAGGACCTTGATGTAATCTATGTGACATCGATGGCGCGTGTGAAACACCCAGAAGTCCACGACATGTTTCACAAGAAAGAAAAGCCACAATTTCTAGCAGGCAGCCTGTTTGTGGTCGCCGTGCTAGGCATCCATGGCGTGCCAGAACCGCGATTTGCGGGATGACATTCGAATGAGCCGTTCCAAAACTATGATAGTAGCCGGCCCTTCCAAAAATTTTCCTGATAAAAATGGCCATGACGATGCACACACGGATGCCAACGCAAGTTTTGCAATGTTGAGGCATCAGTTTTTAACAGATAGCGAAGTTCTGGCCCTGTCGGGCTCTTGTTTGACGGCATTTATTTTGGACAACCTTCGCCAGCGACAGCGACTAAAAATCCAGAAAAAGGCATACAATGGCTAAACGCGGCAAGATCATTATCGCCTGCGCGATTACCGGTGCCATTCACACACCGACCATGTCTCCGTATCTGCCGATCAGCCTTGGTGAGATCGCGACTGATGCGATTGAGGTGGCCCATGCGGGCGTGGCAATTTTGCACTTACATGCCCACGGTCCTGAAAATGGTAGACCCGACCAAGCGTCAGAGGGGTTTTCTAGGTTCCTGCCAACCGTCAAGCTAGGAAAGAAGGCGGTGATCAATATTACGACTGGCGGCAGCCCGTTCATGAACGTCGAAGAGCGCGTACGACCAGCTGCGGAATTTAAACCAGAGGTAGCATCGCTAAACTTGGGTTTGATTAACTTCGGGCTGTACCAACTTCTCGACAAGTACAAGAATTTCAATTTTGACTGGGAACGTGAGTATCAGGAAAGTACGCGAGATCTGATATTTCTTAACTCGTTCAAAGATATAGAATTTATCTTGAAAATCTGCTACCATAACGGGACGCGGTTTCAATTTAAATGCTACGACACCGCGCCTCTTTACAATCTCGAGCACTTTGCAAATTGCGGTTTGGTCAAGCCGCCATTCTTTGTGCAATCAGTGTTTGATTTACTTGGCGGCATCGGAAGCCACTCCAAAGATGTCGCACATATAAAATGCACCGCTGACCGTTTATTTAGCAACGACCTACGTTGGTCCGTTCTGGGCGCAGGAACCGCTCAACTTCGAATCGCTGCTCAGGCAGTTGCGATAGGTGGTAACATCCGTGTTGGGCTTGAAGATAGTCTTTGGGCGAGCAAAGGAATTTTGGCAAAATCAAATGCCGAACAGGTTCGGCTCGCACGAAAGATAATCGAAGGTCTCGGCCTTGCGGTTGTGCCCCCTGATGAAGCGCGCGGAATTCTGGCTCTCAAAGGGCGCGATCTGGTGAATTTCTAATAAGAAATACTGCCGACAAATACCCATAACTTAATCTGGAAAGGAATGTGAAAATGACAAAGCAAGACAAAAACATCACCCCAATCAAGTCTCAGGACATGAACTTTGCCAAAGAAATGCTGGCGGAAATTTCTTACATTCGCGCGTTTGAGGAAAAGGCCATGTCCCTAACACAAACAATCCCGCCACGTGTGCTTGGCTCTATGCACTTTTGCGCCGGACAAGAGGCAGTCCCACTAGGTGCCGCCGCGGGTTTGCGCGATGATGACCAGATGATAGCGACCCACCGGGGCCATGGTTGGGCTATTGCCTCGGGGCTTGATCGCCGAAAAATCATGGCTGAGATCTGCCAAAGAGCCGATGGCCTCAATGGCGGACGCGGCGGGTCAGCCTATTTTTTGGCCCCAGACACTCGTTTTCTAGGAGAGAACTCGATTGTAGGCGCCGCCACAACCATTGCTTGCGGCGCGGCAATTTCCAATTTGGCGCATAAAAATGGCCGTGTCGCAACGGTTTCCATTGGTGATGGGGCAATGAACCAGGGTTCAGTTTCTGAGGCCTTTGCCTTTGCAGCCGCGCGTAAACTTCCGGTGATTTTTATCGTCGAGAACAACGGCTGGGCGGAACTTACTCCAACCGCAGAAGTGATCACAGTCGATCGGATCGCAAAAAGGGCTTCGGGTTATGGCATGCCTTCTGCAACCATCAGCGGATTTGATCCAATTGCAGTTCGCGACAGCATTGCGCAAGCGGCCGAACACGCCCGGGCTGGCAACGGCCCTAGCCTACTTGAATTCAAAGTACCGCGGCTTTGGGGGCACTACAACCGCGATATCGAACATTATAGACAAAAATCTGATCGACAAGCGGCTGAGGCGATTGACCCGGAAATGCTGATATCTAAGCGGCTGATAGCTGCCGGGTTCATGACGCAAGGAGAAGTCGACGACGTCATATCTAATAGTAAGAAAATTACGGACGAAATGACCGAGTCGATCCTGGAGGGACCCGCATCGATTGCAGCGTCGGCATTGGAACACGTGATTTCACTAGAGTACTCTCCCGAGCCAACAGTAACAGAAAAAATGGAAATGACGTATTTGGAAGCTGTTACGTTGGCAATGCGCACAGAGCTCGAAAACGATCCCATGACGCTGTTATACGGTGAGGATGTCGGCAAGCCAGGTGGCATATTTGGGGCGAGCCGAAATTTACAGCGCGAATTCGGTGATCAACGAGTGTTTGACACACCAATTGCTGAAAACGCGATACTTGGCTCAGCCGTTGGCGCGGCGATGACGGGCATGAAACCGATTGTAGAAATTATGTTTGCCGATTTTATTTATGTGGCGCTGGACCAATTGGTAAATCAGGCAGCAAACGTACGGTATATGACACGTGGTAAATCAAATTGCCCAATTGTGGTTAGAACCCAACAGGGCGCAACGCCGGGCGCGTGCCCGCAACATACACAATCGATCGAAGCGGTGCTGGCGCATATACCTGGCCTGAAAGTGGCTCTACCTGCGACAGCTGAGGATGCCTATGCATTGATACGTTCGGCCGTTGCAGATCCAGACCCCTGCATCATCATTGAATCGCGCGGGCTATACCCAGAGAAATCAGAAGTTGTAATAACCAACGGTGCCGAGCCGGTCGGAAAATCGCGGCTGCGGCGTGAGGGCAATGATGTTTCGATTATTACCTGGGGCGCGATGGTTCCAAAAGCTTTGGCTGCAGCGGAAATCCTGGCCAAGCAAGGCTCGGAAGCCCACGTCCTCGATTTGAGGTGGTTATGTCCGCTGGATGAAACTGCGCTTGTTGCGGCGGCGAATGCTTCGAAAGGCAAGGTTGTTATTGCCCACGAGGCGGTTCGTTCGGGTGGGTTCGCCGGTGAAATTGCGTTGAGACTACAAGAACTGTTGGTTGACAGCATAGCTGTCAGAATTCGTCGCGTAACAACGCCGGATGTGCGCATCCCGGCGACGCCGGAACTTCAGGATGCGGTTATTCCATCTGCCGATGATATCGTGGCGGCAGCGATTACCCTGATTTGAAGCGCATCATTTCACTCAAGTCGCTTGGTTTCATGACTATTGATTTAGACTCCAATCATGCGAAGGCGACGATCTTCTTCTAGGTATTGATAAAGGCAAACCTCACGCCTTTTGACCTGTGAAGAAGATCGTCGCCTTCTTTAACACTCTCCTCTCCTCGCGCAAAAGCCGGTTCTCTTTGCGAAGGTGGGCATTTTCCTTTTCCAAATCTTCAAGCGGGCCTGACATTAGATCATCATTCTGATACTTGTGTACCCATTTGTTCAGGGTCGAAACGCCAACTCCCAAATCCAACGCAATCTGAGGTTGCGTCAGCCAGCTGGTCGTTGCAATGCGAATCGTATCACGTCTGAACTCGTCACTGTATCTTGGTGCCATTTCTTGTCTCCTTCATTGCGAATATCGCTTAAAAGAGACCGGAACTAAATTGGGACAAGTCCAACGCCAACCATGGCTGCCAACGTGCCTGCATCTCGAACCCAAACTACAGCCAGACTATTTACCCAATTCTCCAGCGTCACATATGAACGGTCCAGAAATAAGTGTGTTGCATTTGTAGTTGTATCTCGGCCAACGCAATACTTGAACTGCGCAAGTATGGCGGATAGTGGCCATTCAGTGACCGCGGCCTTTAGATTGCTTCCAAAATAGCGGCCTCTGATTGCAACATCATGGCGGTCCCACCTAAGTCTACAGTTTTAGATTCTGCATTCTCGAATGAGACTTCGATTGCGGCAACAATTGTACTCGCCGCTTCGGTTTCGCCTAAATGCTCTAACATCATTGCCGCCGTCCAAACTGCAGCAACTGGGTTTGCTATGCCTTTGCCGGCAATGTCAGGGGCCGAGCCATGGACGGGTTCAAACATCGACGGATATATTCCTTCTGGGTTGATATTAGCCGAAGGAGCGATCCCAATTGATCCTGCAATTGCTGGCCCAAGATCTGACAGGATATCGCCAAACAAATTAGACCCCACCACAACGTCGAACCATTCAGGGTGTAGCACGAAATGAGCCGTCATGATGTCGATATGGTACTGAGCGGTTGCAATCTTGGGATAGTGTTGGCCCATTGCCGCAAAACGTTCATCCCAAAACGGCATCGTGTGGATGATGCCGTTTGATTTGGTGGCGGAGGACACATGTTTGCGCGGGCGTTGCGAGGCTAGTTTGAACGCATAATTCATGATCCGATCAACACCTCGCCGCGTGAATATTGATTGCTGAACTGCGGCCTCGTGTTCGGTTCCGGAATATAGGCGCCCGCCAATTTCAGAGTATTCGCCCTCGACGTTTTCACGCACAACGATGAAATCAATGTCTTTCGACGTGCGGCCCAACAATGGCGATTGAACACCGCGCAGCAGGCGAACCGGCCTTACATTGGCGTATTGCTCCAACTCACGGCGCAATGGGATCAGCAGGCCCCACAACGAGACGTGATCCGGAACGCCCGGAAATCCAACCGCGCCCAAATAGATCGCATCAAAACCTTTAACTTGTTCAATTCCATCGTTGGACATCATCAGTCCGGTTCTGTGATACCGTTCGCAGGACCAGTCAAATTCCGTCCATTCTATTTCAAACCCATGCTTAGCAGCCGCGGCTTCGGCAACCCTTTGCCCGACAGGCAATACTTCCTTGCCGATGCCGTCACCCGGAATTGATGCGATGCGATGTATACGGTTGCTGATCATATTAATCTCAATTCAGGTTAGGGTATTGTTGCGGGGTGCTGCGGTGGATACTCACTTTATTCCTTGAAATAATGATTGCTATGGTGGCAAAAACCAAATTAACGCTTGGTGCAATTATTGTCTTGATAACACAATATTTGTGTTATATAAACAATTAAAATGAACTTCAAGCATAAGTTCGGCATCCGCGACCCAGAAGTCGCCGTTCTCAGGGAGTAAACCGTGATAAAAGAGGTGGCCAAAGGCGTTTACGCTGAGACCGACATGCGAGGCTGCAATCCCGGGTTTGTGGTCACATCCGATGGTGTTGTGGTGATCGACACGCCGCAGTTACCAGCTTCTGCCGTCAGAATGCGCAAGGAAGCTGAAAAGCACGGGCAGATCAAATATTTGATCAACACAGAGCACCACGTAGATCACATTTTTGGAAATTACTTTTTTCAGGGTGCCGGTACGGTGATCTCTCACGCAGAAGTTCTAAAAGAGTTCATGGTCGTTTATCCACAAATCAACCCTTACGAATATGCCAGAGAAGCCGTGCCAACCGATGATCCGCAGGATGAGGCGTTGTTTCCGGATAAAGAAACCTACTTCGCCAATATGAATGCTCCAACTGTTACATTCAGGGGCGACACGACTTTGCATATGGGGGACACAACGCTGGAACTGATATGCACACCCGGCCACACGCAGGGTCAAATCGCCGTTCACATACCTGAAAGAAAAGTTTTGTTTTCGGCGGATACCATTTTTCATGGAGTCCAGACCTGGCATTATGCTTCAAACATAGAACAGTGGATTAGCTCACTCAAAAAACTGAAAACGCTTGATATGGATACTATCGTGCCCGGCCACGGGCCGGTGTGCGACAAAAGCCAAATCGATGTTCAGATTTCATTCTTGCATGAATGGCTTTTTGAGGTATCCGCCTGTGTCGCCAAGGGCATGAGCGAAGAAGAATGTCTTAAGCATATAAATTTGCGTGATCGTTTCCCGGTCGATATTGGCCAAGAATATATGTTGGACCACGTGATTAAAAATAACGTTTCTTCATTATACCGAAAATTCCTAGAAAATGCTTAAACCAAAGAAGGCGCTGAACATCTGATGTTGGACACGTTTGAAAATATCTTCAATCTGGAGGGCAAAGTCGCACTTGTGACGGGCGGAAGTGGTGATATCGGTAAAGCCATAGCAGGGGCATTGGCGGCCCACGGCGCAACGGTCGTGATCGGTGGGAGGAGCATTACTAAAAGTGAGGAAGTGGCCACCACGATCAGGGCAGACGGAGGCAAGGCCTTTGGAAGCGAAATTGACATCGTCGACATCGATCAGGTCAAACAATTCGTGCCAGACTTGGTGTCGCAACATAACGGTCTGGATATCCTGGTAAATTGCGTTGGCACTCAAATTGAAACCGCCGCCGAAGACTACGCCGAAGACGAGTGGGATCATATCTTTTCGGTCAATCTAAAGTCCGCATTCTTTCTTTCACAAGCTGTGGCGAAGGTTCAAATTCTGAAGGGCGGTGGCAAGCAGATACACTTAAGCTCGGTGCGAAGCCAAATAGGCATCAGTCGTGGTTACGTCGGATATTGTGCCAGTAAAGGTGGGCTGAATTTGATGATTAAACAGTTGGCGACCGAATGGGGCACACACAATATCTGCGTCAACGGAATCGCCCCGACGTTTACCCGGACCGAATTGGTGCGGCCATATCTTGATGATCCAGATTTCTACAACCCTTTGGTCGCAAGAATTCCGTTGGGTCGCATCGCTGAACCAATGGATCTTGTTGGTTTGGCAGTGTTCCTGTCTGCACGCGCTGGTGATTTTATAACTGGCCAAATCATTTTTGCCGATGGCGGTGTAACCGCAAGCCAGTAAAAACAATTCTGAAAATTCCGCCCCAAAACTATAGAAACTGGGTAATTTTTGTGGGGAGGCGTGATTTTTGATAATGCTTACTTTCTGGCAACCAAAGTCCAATGGAGCGAATTAGATGTCAACACGAGTATTGCCTGACTTTTCCCTTATTCCTTCTGAATCATTGAAGGCAGCGATCGAGCTTGTTGATCGGTTCCAAAATGGCGGGCAAATGATTGCCGGCGGGACTGATCTTTTGGTCGCAATGAAAAGTGGTTCTGCAAATCCAGATACGTTGATCCAAATTGGGGCACTCGAAGAACTGAATTTCGTCGAGTATAACGACGATACCGGGCTAAAAATAGGGCCGCTAACCACAATTCGTGACGTCGAGATCATTCCGATATTTGGCAAAGTTTTCCGACTGTTTGTCGAGGCGGCCAATGGGTTTGCCAATACCCAGCTGCTGAACATGGCGTCAATTGGCGGCAACATTTGTAACGCATCGCCTGCGGGCGATATGTTACCACCGTTGTTATGCATGAATGCCAACATTGATTTACAAAGCACGGCGGGTAAGAGAAATGTCAAATTGATCAATTTCTTCATCGGACCAGGCAAAACAGTGATGAAGAAAAACGAAATCTTGGTGAGCATAAACGCCCCGGCATTGCCGTTAAGTTATGGGTCAAACTTTGTTCGGATCCGCAGAACCGAAGAAGATTTGGTGAAAGTATCCGCCTCGGTAGTATTGAACGTGGTGGACGGAAAATTTAATGATGTAAGGGTCGCGCTGGGTGCGGTTGCACCAACGCCTATCAGAGTATCTGACGTCGAAGACTATCTTGATGGCCGCATTGTGGACGACGCCACTATTGAAAAGGCAGGTTTGATTGCCCGCGACGCGATAGTTCCGATCTCTGATTTACGTTCAACCGCAACTTATCGAAAACAGGTTACCGCATATGCAGTGGAAAGCGCGATCCGGTCATCTATAGAGAGGAGTATTTCGCAATGAACGCGCAGTCAGATGTCGTGGAAATGAACAATAAAAGGGCCATCGCGCTCACCGTAAACGGTGATCGCCATGAAATCTTGGTTGCCGCGAACCAGACAGCCCTCAGCTTGTTGCGAAATCAGCTTGGGTTGACGGGCACGAAATATGGCTGTGGAACCGGCGACTGCTGCGCTTGCAGCATAATTGTGAATTCAAAAGCTGTGCTTTCTTGCCTTACACTCGGTGCCGATCTTGATGGCTGCGACGTCACAACAATCGAAGGCCTAGCCACAGCCAACGAACTACATCCTGTTCAAGCGGCATTCGTGCAAAAAGGCGGCGCGCAATGTGGATTTTGTACGCCCGGAATGATCATCACGATCAAAGCCCTTTTGGATGAAAACCCCGACCCTTCTGAAGACGAAGTCAGACAGTACATACGGGGTAACCTATGCCGGTGCACCGGCTACACAAAAATCGTGGACGCGGCACTTGAAGCGGCTCGATCAATGCGAGAGGTGGAATAGACAATGCAAAAACGTATCAATAAGGACGATTTTGCCCGCAACATCGAGATCGATGAAACCACAACCCACAACTCAGTGGGAAAATCTGCACTAAGACCTGACGCCTGGGCGAAAGTTACCGGCCAGGAACGTTATATGGAGGATATCCAGTTTCCAAATGCGATTTGGGGTAAAATTCTTAGAAGTCCGCACCCGCACGCCAAAATTCTGAGCATTGATACCAGCGCGGCCGAGAAATTTCCCGGTGTAAAATCTGTAATTACTTTCAAGGACATAGTGCCCTTCAAAATTGGTTTCGCCGATCTGGCTGATCAATATGCCCTATGCGATGACCGGGCCCGATTTGTCGGCGATGAAGTTGCAGCAGTTGCGGCATTGGATGAAGAAACTGCGGAAAAAGCACTGGACTTGATCAGGGTCGAATACGAAATCTTGCCCATGTACACCGATGCCGTCAAAGCAATGGAACTGGGCGCGACCGTATTACATGAAGAAAAAGGCACCAATGTAGCCGCCGAAAGTCACTATGAATATGGCAATACCGACGAAGGGTTCGCGCAAGCCGACCACGTTTTTGAAGACACATTTGAAACACAGCGGCAATGCCATGTTTGCATGGAAGTGCACGGGTGTGTGGCCGATTGGGGCAAAGGCAACCAGCTTTCGGTTTGGACGTCGACACAGTCCCCTCATATCGTGAAACGCTATCTGGCCGAAGCGACCGGTTTGCCAATCAGCAAGGTCCGGGTCAATCGCGTTGGTGTAGGCGGTGCATTTGGAAGCCGAACTGACATCTTGCCTCATGACATCATCGCGTCGTACCTTTCCAAGAAAGCGGGCCGCCCGGTAAAATTACTATTTTCGCGTCAGGAAGAATTTTATGCGTCAGTCACGCGCCATCCAGCAAAAGTGACAATAAAGACCGGCGTCAAAAATGGAAAAATCACCACGCGTCATGTCACAGCAATTGTGAATGGTGGCGCTTACACAACCCAAACAGGTGCCGTAATGGGATCGCTGGGATGGAAAGCCGCGAACTTCTATCAGATTGATAATTACAAATATGATGGGTATGGCGTTCTTACAAACACAACCGTAAGTACTGCCTACCGCGGATATGGCGGGCCACAAGTTGGCTTTGCACTGGAATCTCAAATCGATATGATCGCCAAAAAACTGCGTCTGGACCCTTTAGAGTTTCGGATTAATAATGCTAACCAAACCGGGGATATCACTATCGCTGGCAGCCTTCTGTCATCGTGTGGCCTGACGGAATGTATTGAAAAAACTAGAGATTCTCTGAAATGGAGCGCGCCAAAATCCAATGATCAGGGGCGCGGAATAGCCATTGGTTTTGGTGAAACTGGTTGGCGCGGCGCTTATTATAACAACTCGGATGTGTCGGCAGCAACGATCAAGATGAACCAGGACGCCAGCGTGCATGTCATCGTTGGCGGTTCTGAAATTGGCGTTGGCTATGATGGCGTTATGGGCCAAATCGCGGCGCAAACCTTGGGCTTGCCCTATGAACAGGTCACCGTTCATTCGGGGGATACCGATTTGGCCGCCTATGACTGTGGAATGTATGCCAGCCGCGGTACTATAACGTCAGCTACCGCCATCGTGTTGGCGGCGGCTGAGCTGAAAAAGAAGTTGCAGGACGGTGCTGCGGAAATTCTTGGAATTCCGGCTGATCATTTGAACTTTGTAAACGGCACGGTAGTTTCCAAAGAAGATACGAACAACACCCTGCCGTTGCGGGAAATCGCCCGCTATATCTACGAAGATCAGGGCGGTGCACTATTTGGCACCGGTGTCTATGATCCGGGCACCCATCTGGCTGACGAAAACGGGTATTATCAACCACCGGGCGCGTCAATCACCTATCCGTTTTGCGCGGTATCAATAGACGTTGATGTGAATCGAAAAACAGGCCAGTTCAAAATCAACAAACTCGCAGCAGCTGTGGATTGTGGACGGGCCATAAATCCGGTGCTGGCGGAGGGGCAAATAGAAGGCGACGTGTTCCACGGACTTGGCATGGCATCGGTTGAACCGGGGCTGGAATACGATGCATCTGGTCAGCCGGTTTATACCCACCTTGTCGATTACAAGCTGCTGACCGCAGCAGATATGCCGCCCATCGATTCAATTTTGGTTGAGTCAATTGATCCTGTTGGACCGTTTGGCATCAAGGGTATCACTCAAATTGTAACATCGACCGTTGGCGCGTCACTCGCCAACGCTATATACGATGCCGTTGGTGTGAGAATTATGGAGCTTCCGATAACGCCGGAAAAGGTTTTGACAGCATTGAAAGACGGATAAACGAAGCCAGACTTCCTGAGAGACGTTAGCTCTAGGCCTTGGCGAAGTTGTAAGCGATCGGTCGTCGGATATCGACTAGTCAATGACTTTTTTGGCTACGGATTCTTGCAACGCCGTAGTCAAAATTCCTACAGCCGGTTCAAGACATAAATTGCCAATTGCCACCAGTGCGGTTTTGGGGGCATTGGGCCATTTTTCAAGCCTGGTTGGCGCGTGAAATATCCGTTGAACACCGTGGATCACTAACGGCCTTGGGTCATCTACGGTCCACACCACACCCTTTAACCGCAGCAGTTTGTCACCGAATTTTTCAAGGACCGCACCAATACGCGGTGAAAGAATTTTCCAGTCCACTGGAATAGTTTCTTCTATTAACCAGGTTCCGACATTGGCTCCGTGCGACGTACCAGTTGTCCCTAAATAGTCACCGCTGAAATGAATTCGCGCATCGCTTTTTGGCAATCGCTCGTGTTTACCCTGTATAGCTGTGTTTAAGCGATGTGCATCTGCGTTCAGCCATTTAGGTAAATCAGGATTGCCGGTCTTGGGATCAACCAAAGCCCTGCCAAAAAGCCGGTCAGCGGAAATTTTACCATGGTTGATTTTCAGAATTTCAGCTCCGGCATTAAGCGCGCGCAACTGCTCTTCCAACATGGCCACCGAGTTGGCATCAGCCAGATCAGACTTGGTTATCATTCGTACATCGGCGATGGCCGCCTGGCGTTGGGCAACAATTTCATTGATTAGCGTTTTAGAACCGTTGACGGCATCAACTGTTGTAATGACGCCATCGAGCCGCACAAAGGGCCTAATACGCGGATCAATCATGATTTTGTGAAGCAGGTTCGCCGGATCAGCCAGGCCGGTTGTTTCAATGACAATGCGCGTCGGAATTCGCTCTGCGCGGTGTATCAATTGTAGAAGCGTTATAGCTAACTCATCATCGGCAACACAACACATACACCCATTGGCCAAAAGTTTGATGTCTTCGCTACGGGTT
The nucleotide sequence above comes from Rhodobacteraceae bacterium Araon29. Encoded proteins:
- a CDS encoding tartrate dehydrogenase, with amino-acid sequence MISNRIHRIASIPGDGIGKEVLPVGQRVAEAAAAKHGFEIEWTEFDWSCERYHRTGLMMSNDGIEQVKGFDAIYLGAVGFPGVPDHVSLWGLLIPLRRELEQYANVRPVRLLRGVQSPLLGRTSKDIDFIVVRENVEGEYSEIGGRLYSGTEHEAAVQQSIFTRRGVDRIMNYAFKLASQRPRKHVSSATKSNGIIHTMPFWDERFAAMGQHYPKIATAQYHIDIMTAHFVLHPEWFDVVVGSNLFGDILSDLGPAIAGSIGIAPSANINPEGIYPSMFEPVHGSAPDIAGKGIANPVAAVWTAAMMLEHLGETEAASTIVAAIEVSFENAESKTVDLGGTAMMLQSEAAILEAI
- a CDS encoding MBL fold metallo-hydrolase codes for the protein MRGCNPGFVVTSDGVVVIDTPQLPASAVRMRKEAEKHGQIKYLINTEHHVDHIFGNYFFQGAGTVISHAEVLKEFMVVYPQINPYEYAREAVPTDDPQDEALFPDKETYFANMNAPTVTFRGDTTLHMGDTTLELICTPGHTQGQIAVHIPERKVLFSADTIFHGVQTWHYASNIEQWISSLKKLKTLDMDTIVPGHGPVCDKSQIDVQISFLHEWLFEVSACVAKGMSEEECLKHINLRDRFPVDIGQEYMLDHVIKNNVSSLYRKFLENA
- a CDS encoding SDR family oxidoreductase, with amino-acid sequence MLDTFENIFNLEGKVALVTGGSGDIGKAIAGALAAHGATVVIGGRSITKSEEVATTIRADGGKAFGSEIDIVDIDQVKQFVPDLVSQHNGLDILVNCVGTQIETAAEDYAEDEWDHIFSVNLKSAFFLSQAVAKVQILKGGGKQIHLSSVRSQIGISRGYVGYCASKGGLNLMIKQLATEWGTHNICVNGIAPTFTRTELVRPYLDDPDFYNPLVARIPLGRIAEPMDLVGLAVFLSARAGDFITGQIIFADGGVTASQ
- a CDS encoding xanthine dehydrogenase family protein subunit M yields the protein MSTRVLPDFSLIPSESLKAAIELVDRFQNGGQMIAGGTDLLVAMKSGSANPDTLIQIGALEELNFVEYNDDTGLKIGPLTTIRDVEIIPIFGKVFRLFVEAANGFANTQLLNMASIGGNICNASPAGDMLPPLLCMNANIDLQSTAGKRNVKLINFFIGPGKTVMKKNEILVSINAPALPLSYGSNFVRIRRTEEDLVKVSASVVLNVVDGKFNDVRVALGAVAPTPIRVSDVEDYLDGRIVDDATIEKAGLIARDAIVPISDLRSTATYRKQVTAYAVESAIRSSIERSISQ
- a CDS encoding 2Fe-2S iron-sulfur cluster binding domain-containing protein; its protein translation is MNNKRAIALTVNGDRHEILVAANQTALSLLRNQLGLTGTKYGCGTGDCCACSIIVNSKAVLSCLTLGADLDGCDVTTIEGLATANELHPVQAAFVQKGGAQCGFCTPGMIITIKALLDENPDPSEDEVRQYIRGNLCRCTGYTKIVDAALEAARSMREVE